CTGAGTACGGAGTCGCTCACGAGGTCAACGCTACTTGCTCGACGGCGTGTTCAGTGCTGCTGCGACGGCAGCCAGATTGCCGCTCATCCAGGATAGAAACGTGTCGCCTTTCGGCATCGTCTCGGCCACCGGCACGACAGGCACGTCGGCGCTCTTCGCCGCCGCCAGCACGGCATCGGTCTGCGCACCGGTGGTCTGCTCGTTGTAGACCAGGAGCCTGACCGCGTGCTCGCTGAACAGCGAGAGCGTGTCGTTCAAAACGGACGGCGCAACATCGGTGTTGTTCTCCACTGCCTCGCTGAACTTCTGCGGCGTCTTGTCAACGAGTCCGATCGAGTTCAACAGATACAACGGCACGGGCTCCGTGATCGCCGCGCCCTGACCCGAATACTTCGCTTTGAGTGCCCCCTCCCGCGTTACGAGGTCGGCGATTTTCGCATTCAGTGCGCCGGCGTTCTGCACATAGACGGTCGCATTCTTGGGGTCGAGTTTCGCAAACGCGGAACTGAGCTGCGTCGCTACTTTCTCCACTGTCGGGAAGTCGTACCAGACGTGCTCGTTGAGCCCTGCTGATCCGTGCGCCTTCTTGCCGGAAATCTGAACGGCGTCGAGCACGATGCGCTTCGAGTTGCCGGCCGCACTGTTGCCGGGCGCACTGCCGCCGGTCGCACTGTTGCCGGCCGCGTTGTTGCCAGCAGCGGCGAGCATGGTGTTTGCGAAGTCGTCGTAGCCGCCGCCGTTCTTGACCACGACATTGGCCTTCGCGATCGCAAGCTGGTCGCGGGCATCCGCTTGGAATTCGTGCGGGTCGATATTCGGGTCGCTGATCAGCGAGGTGACGGTGACATGATCGCCGCCGACCGTCGCCGCGATATCGCCCCACACGTTGGTGGTCGCAACCACCGACAGCGTGCCTGAGGTCTCGGACGGCGCGGCGGATGCCCCGGCGGAGCAGCCGGTCAGCACCACGGCTGTGGCAAGCAGCGCCGCGAGCAATGCTGGAGCGGCAAAGCGCTTGCGGTTCATGGTGGCCTATCTCACGTGCGGGGCCGGCGCTCATCCCCCGGTCGATAGCCAACTTTAACTCTTATTGATAATGATTGTCAAAACCATTATCACGCGGCCCGGTGTCGAGGCCACGATGCGATCCTTTGCTGCCGGGGTCTCGATACGCCCGCGCGCTGCGCTCGCGAGCTACTCGACCACCGGAAGGGGTGCGCGCTGCGCTCGCGGGCTACTCGACCAACGGAAGGCGTGCGCGCTGCGCTCGCGGGCGGCTCGACCAGCCGGGTGCTCGGCGTGTCAGTCCAGCAGGAGCGCGGGCTCCTCGATGATCGACGCGACGTCCGCGACGAAGCGACTGGCGACATCCCCGTCGACAACGCGGTGGTCGAACGAGGCGCCGATCGTCGTGACCAGGCGCGGACGCACCTCGCCGTCGACAACCCACGGCTTCTGTTTGATCGTGCCGAGCGCGATAATTCCCACCTCGCCCGGATTCAGAATCGGCGTGCCCGTGTCCATGCCGAACACACCGATGTTCGTAATCGTGATCGTGCCGCCTGCCATATCCGCGGGCGACGTTCTGCCATCACGCGCCGTCAAGGTGAGCTGCTCGAGCGCGCGGGCCAAATCGAGCAGGCTGAGATCCTGCGCGTCCTTCACGTTCGGAACGATCAGGCCGCGCGGCGTTGCTGCCGCAATGCCGAGGTTGACGAAGTGGTGCACGATGATCTCTTCGTCAGTCCAGGTCGAGTTGACTGTCGGGTTGCGGCGCACCGCCCAGATCATCGCCTTTGCCATGATCAGCAGTGGGGATACTTTCACTCCGGCGAAGTCGGTCGAGTTCTTGAGCCGCTTGACGAACTCCATCGTGCGCGTCGCGTCGACATCGACGAACAGGCCGACGTGGGGTGCGCTGAATGCGCTCTTCGACATCGCCGTCGCGATCGCCTTGCGCACGCCCTTGACCGGGATGCGCTCCTCGCGTGTGTCCGGCCACTCGGGCGTCTGAATGTTGTGGAACACACTCGCCTGCGTCGCTGCACGCACCACGTCATCGCGCGTGGTTTCACCGGCCAGCCCGGTCGGTTCAACGTCAGCCAACTCGACACCGAGGTCCTTGGCCAGCTTGCGGATCGGCGGCTTCGCGATCACAGGCGAAGCGGATGCCGCCGGCATAAGCTCTGCCCCGCTCGGCAGATGCCGGCGCTCGTCTGGCCGCGCCGGTGCTGGGAACTGGCGCGGCGCATCCGCTGCCGTACTGCGGGGAGCTGCGCCGCTGGCCGGCGTGGCGCCAACCACCGCGCTGCCCGGATGCGTCGCTCGGCGGCGCCTGCTCGGGCCATGCCCCTGCGAACCGTAGCCCACCAACACCGCGCCAGGTTTCTCGTCGTCTTCGCGTTCAATGGTCGACTCGACGTCGACCGCAGCATCCGCGAAGACCTCCTCGCTCGCTCGCTCGCTCGGGCCCGCGGGCGCGGTTGCGGTTGCGGGATCGCTGGCGCGCTCCCCCGCGCTTGACAGCGCGACATCCGTCACGATGATGATCGGGGTGCCGACGTCGACGGTTTGGCCTTCACTCACCAGTAGTTCGCCGACGACTCCGTCGAACGGCGACGGCAGTTCGACCAGCGACTTCGCCGTCTCGATCTCGACAAGTACCTGGTTGAGGTGCACGGTGTCGCCGGGCGCGACCTTCCACGACACAATTTCAGCCTCGGTCAAACCTTCGCCGACATCGGGGAGCAGGAACTCGGATTCACTCATGGTTGCGCTGTCCTTCATTCGGTCGGCGAGAGTGTCCAATTTGGACGAGCGCGCCCGGTATTGCGAGCACTTTGGTCCGAAACGGAC
The Rathayibacter sp. SW19 DNA segment above includes these coding regions:
- a CDS encoding dihydrolipoamide acetyltransferase family protein is translated as MSESEFLLPDVGEGLTEAEIVSWKVAPGDTVHLNQVLVEIETAKSLVELPSPFDGVVGELLVSEGQTVDVGTPIIIVTDVALSSAGERASDPATATAPAGPSERASEEVFADAAVDVESTIEREDDEKPGAVLVGYGSQGHGPSRRRRATHPGSAVVGATPASGAAPRSTAADAPRQFPAPARPDERRHLPSGAELMPAASASPVIAKPPIRKLAKDLGVELADVEPTGLAGETTRDDVVRAATQASVFHNIQTPEWPDTREERIPVKGVRKAIATAMSKSAFSAPHVGLFVDVDATRTMEFVKRLKNSTDFAGVKVSPLLIMAKAMIWAVRRNPTVNSTWTDEEIIVHHFVNLGIAAATPRGLIVPNVKDAQDLSLLDLARALEQLTLTARDGRTSPADMAGGTITITNIGVFGMDTGTPILNPGEVGIIALGTIKQKPWVVDGEVRPRLVTTIGASFDHRVVDGDVASRFVADVASIIEEPALLLD
- a CDS encoding metal ABC transporter solute-binding protein, Zn/Mn family, which encodes MNRKRFAAPALLAALLATAVVLTGCSAGASAAPSETSGTLSVVATTNVWGDIAATVGGDHVTVTSLISDPNIDPHEFQADARDQLAIAKANVVVKNGGGYDDFANTMLAAAGNNAAGNSATGGSAPGNSAAGNSKRIVLDAVQISGKKAHGSAGLNEHVWYDFPTVEKVATQLSSAFAKLDPKNATVYVQNAGALNAKIADLVTREGALKAKYSGQGAAITEPVPLYLLNSIGLVDKTPQKFSEAVENNTDVAPSVLNDTLSLFSEHAVRLLVYNEQTTGAQTDAVLAAAKSADVPVVPVAETMPKGDTFLSWMSGNLAAVAAALNTPSSK